The following is a genomic window from Oncorhynchus kisutch isolate 150728-3 linkage group LG6, Okis_V2, whole genome shotgun sequence.
TCTGAAGTTGTCTCTGGTGGAAAGTAACTTTCAGTCTGTATTCATTTTCATGGTTTCAGCTTTTGAGACTAATTTAAAGCAATTAATTGAACTTGTTCATTAGGGGTTTgaaatgcattattattattacttctACTATTATATTATTTCAGAAGAATTGTTGCTGTACTAACACAAACACGTAGAACGTCTCAACTTGAGCTCAATGAACCATATTTGAACCACCTAAATAGTTTTCAGGGCAGCACCCAAAGCACTGGCTGGACTTTGCCTTCGTGTTCACAATACATTTGTTCTATTCCATTGCAATGTATTCCTGTGGAATCATGTCACCCTCAGCTGTCAAGTCTATTTCCTCTCCTGGCACAGTGTTGAAATGATGTCTCGTGGGCACACGATAAGACTACCTACCGCTTCTAGTCGCTGGTTGAAGATGGGAGTTGTAATAAATATAGAATATGTTTTTGCTTTCCCTCAGTCACTAATTGGGGTTTTCTTGTTCACTTCAACACTGCTGTGTGCTCGCTGTTTTGTTTGTCAGTGGTCTCTTCACAGATGATGCTATGCCTTAGTATTGATTAGGTTCTCTGTCCCAGACCTTATTTAAGTAATAAGTTATGTCTACTGTTTTCCATCTTACACCATCAATTAGTCATGTGTATGTCATTTGCTGAACTATggatggctttgtttttgcttgtAGCTTTGTAGTGCCAGATTTCCCTCTTCTGTTTCCCTCCTATGTTTTAGCATGTTGGCTGTGCTGCTTAATCCAATTGTTGTATTATATAAGACACATTTATTTAAATATGGCTGCTTATTgcttttaataaatgtattgtacatAATGGCTTGTCTTTTTGTTTATTGTGGGGCAGTCATTCCATTTTCTGATTAGTGGGTGGATGGAATTAGTGACTGGATAAAACTTCTCTCCTTTCATGCTTTTTCAACCATAGATGGAGTAGCTGGGAGACTTAAGTAGTTGTACTAAATGGagggatatattttttttaaatgccccaAATCATATGAATTGCCTGGAGGCCAGGCTGCTCTGTGTTACTAGATCCACCACCAGGTGTCTAGCGGCATCCTGTTGGGGTCCCAGTGGTCGAGCAGAAACGAGACTAgacctgcctacctacctaccgcTCTATGCAGGTCACAGGACTTAAACCTCTATACTTTTATGATACTGTCTATTTTATGTTTCTAAAAACACGTAGACcttatataaaaatataaaactgcACAGCGTATGTGATCAGAACTAGATTAAGCATTACGACACAATTAAACAGACCAATAACAGCAATAAAACAAACATACCAAAAcaagagaaatatatatatatatatgactttgTAAGGACAATTAATCATGTCTTAGCCTGCCTAGCCCTTTCTCCCTGCAATAATTTAGTCCAATGCACGAGTAGGGCTATGTCCAAAATTGCGGCGCCAATATCAGGAAATAGGAACATTGCTCAGGCTGGTAATTTTTCATTTCACGACACAGGCTGTGGAATACAAGGTTTCCTGCATGCTACTAATAACTGTCATAGCCTACAACACCTTTTCAGTGAGTTTCCGCATAGGCGAATTTATATCGTTGATGTTGGGCATGTAGGTTGGAGAATGGCACGTTTGTTTTTCAAATAAATATTGCCTGAGCATGATTGGTTGATGAGCAATGAACTTGAACTCGCACAGATGCACACCGTTGCTCGAGGAACCCCTTTCTTGTGGAGAACTAAGTTAGACCACAGGTTATAAGTCATACAATATAAGGATTTAGGTTGTGGCTCTCCCTCTTTATTTAGCCTAATAATGATTTATTCTGGTCAATTTGATTGTTTTTCCTCTCTGATGTGAAACGTGTTGTCATGTATGATTAGGCTTCTGCAAATAGCCTATTCCAAACCAATATTATTCTGACCTATAAGCAAATCTTTGTTCATAGGCTATATACACTATGTTTACCATTGAAATAATAGCCTACATCTCTTAATTCGATTATTATATCCCATAGGATATTGATTGATCGTTTGATTGATGGGACTACTTTCTTGTGGGCTGTTCAATCGAAAGACCGCTGTCTTAGTTCAGGCGAAATAGCCTGCATCTGTCCCAGCCCCAGAAAGGAATACAACCGTAAATTGAAAAATATTTGTTTCGTCTACATTTGGATAATATCATTTGATTGCTGTAGACATACTGATCATTAATTAATTTCTCAATTTGGTAAATATCGTGTAGAGCCAATCAAATGTTTTAGCTCACACCATCGAACCATGCGGGTACCCTGAAAGAAAATAGCCTATAAAATCACAAATGGCATTATGGCTAGAAATATCGAGAGCTTGGGACGATAAGGTtctatctttaaaaaaatatgattCTGAAATAGTTGGCTTTAAAAGTTCCCGAACACTCATTGGTATAAATGATGTCAGCAAATTTTCATCTTGTACTCTTTTGAACTTAACCACGTGAATTGGGGTATTTGGAGTAGACTATAAGTTAGCCTTGTTCTGTTCCATGTTCTATGTCTATAACTCAATTTGGACAAAAATAGAGATCGAACCTTAGTCCTACCACTGTTAATTGTCCTCCGGACACAGCACACTTGAGCATGTATTTTCATATTTTATACTACTGCACCTCAAACCCTTAAATTATATAGTAAGCCTACATCACCATAAAACAAaagttttaataaataaaataagaatgTGTCCTCATAAAGCAAATTAATAATTGCCTAGAGCTATGTATATCAAGATGTGTATAGCCTACCTAATCATTGTGTTGAACAACTGACTGATTTCATTGCCGTTTTAAAGATTGTGTGATAAATTAAGTCATTATGAATATAATTTCCtaatttcacattgaattcataaGAAGAAAACTATCAAAACCAAATACCAATAGTCCAATAGTTGGTCTTTACCGGTATCATTTCGAAGTAATATAAACCTGTGCATTCCATTGTTTTTTAACAGATAGGTTATTGCTGAATGTATTAGTTTTCTATTTCAAACGAACGGTTACATTAATTTGAGGTAGATTCAAACATAATTCTTTACAAGACAAAGCACGACAGTAAGTCGACTACTACAACAAGACCAATGCAAAGCGGGAAAAATAATGCTGAACACCATTGCCCCATAACCGTGAGGCATAAAGAAACACCTCAAATATCCCAGTCTCTCCGTTCGTCGTTGTGGCCTATCCACAACCAAAATATTTATTCTAAGCTATACAACTTTCATTTAAGTTCTCTCAGACGACAAAATGACAAAGAAACGTTTAACAGGCAGTTGTTGAAATATTTGCATAATATTGCATTTTACCAAGTCCACCTTGTTTGAATTTAAACATTGCACgtatatacagtagattagtataaGTGGTTGTATTCCTTGCAGCGACGTGCTTGAATACGGAGTCTTTGAGTGGGTTGCATGTTCAGAGGTCAAAACATTCACTGGTTCAGTTCCAAAGCCCAGACTTGCTGAGGCCAACCTGTCCGTCCTTTGAACTTTTTCTCGTTTCCTAATGACTCTTGCAGGCCATCGTtctgtgaaataaaataaaaaaatgtagtcAATATTGATATAAGCACTCTGCAATTGTAATAGACTGATTTTAAACTCAATGTAAAATTACCTGgcccgattttttttttttaacacttagGCCTATTCCATGTTCACATTAACAACCAGAGGTCGGATAATGTTATATTGTTTATCTTTATAGGCCTTTTCAGGCTTGTTCAATTGAGCTCAAAGTATAATTTCTCTGACATGGGATTGCTCTAAACTGTGAAATGTTTTCGCTTACAGAGCCAACAAACACAATTTATTTTAACAAATGCAATAGGCCTACACAGTAATTACAACATTATGGCctcaacgttgtttcaacataAAACCACAATCACGAAGGTGCATATTACATCATATACCGTAATATAAGACACATAATACACTCAATAATTAAGACAATAATTGAGATTGATGGCAGAACATAGACTACGTGACCCTAATTCCAATAAATAATTTTTACAATGCTGCTATAGTTTGCAGAATATGCATTTAGATTTTTGGAACAGAAAAATGTTATCACCATATATCTTAGGCCTATGCAAAAATAATAGGCTGCTTATTAAAATAGTTCACAGCCTACCGTTTCCCGTTTCCGTTTCAAATCTCTATCATATTTCTTGATTTCGGCCTTGAATCCCTCCGTCTCCCCAGTGTCTTTAGCCAGCACGTCCATTAGGTAGGAAATGTAACTTGTTGCTAGTCGTAACGTTTTAATTTTGGACAGTTTCGTATCTACCGGTACATTTGGTATACATTCTCTCAGTTCGGTGAACGCGGTGTTGATGCTCTCCGTCCTTTTCCGCTCCTTCTTCGGCCCTGATGCTCTCCTCTTCCCCATGCACGCGGAGAGAGCGTCCAGCTGGCTTTCTTGCGCCGGACCCGGGGCCCCGAACTC
Proteins encoded in this region:
- the LOC109893041 gene encoding heart- and neural crest derivatives-expressed protein 1-like — encoded protein: MNLIGSYQHHHLMHETFPFVQRCHQDYPYFQNWVVNHGEVNSDFQIQMPYSTEFGAPGPAQESQLDALSACMGKRRASGPKKERKRTESINTAFTELRECIPNVPVDTKLSKIKTLRLATSYISYLMDVLAKDTGETEGFKAEIKKYDRDLKRKRETNDGLQESLGNEKKFKGRTGWPQQVWALELNQ